A region of Vibrio tubiashii ATCC 19109 DNA encodes the following proteins:
- a CDS encoding EamA family transporter, which produces MSVWAICLVVVSAFLHAGWNLLSKSNKSSGTAFFLSSSAAASVVLAPYVIWYLNYVGITNIPTTFWWMLLVSGVAQFIYLIGLGNAYKHGDIGVIYPIARALPVLMVGVGTALLGYQLTTLVWVGFVLITFGCLLVPLSSLRELRFSDYLNVGVLWAVIAAVGTTGYSILDKEALGIVDLELSSIISNLHSAIFYLGIQFWTIFLVIAIYVLATRQWKEFSEAWSIKKPSAMAGIMMATTYGLVLYAMTMTENVSYVVALRQLSIVFGMIFGVILLGERFALTRSLGTFLIFVGLVLTVI; this is translated from the coding sequence ATGTCAGTATGGGCGATATGTTTGGTTGTCGTATCGGCATTTCTGCATGCAGGGTGGAACCTTCTAAGCAAAAGTAACAAGTCTTCAGGTACGGCATTTTTCTTATCCAGTAGTGCTGCCGCTTCGGTAGTACTTGCGCCATATGTAATCTGGTATCTCAATTATGTCGGTATCACGAATATTCCAACAACGTTTTGGTGGATGCTACTCGTGAGTGGTGTCGCTCAGTTTATCTATCTGATTGGTTTAGGTAATGCCTATAAGCATGGTGATATCGGCGTAATTTATCCCATTGCGCGTGCACTTCCAGTGCTAATGGTTGGCGTGGGCACCGCCTTACTGGGATACCAGTTAACCACGCTTGTGTGGGTAGGCTTCGTGTTAATCACCTTTGGTTGTCTATTAGTGCCTTTGAGTTCTTTACGAGAGTTACGTTTTAGTGACTACCTTAATGTTGGTGTGTTATGGGCGGTGATTGCTGCCGTAGGAACCACAGGCTACTCCATTTTGGATAAAGAGGCTTTAGGGATTGTTGACCTTGAGCTCTCATCTATTATCTCTAATCTGCATTCAGCGATTTTCTATTTGGGTATCCAGTTCTGGACGATATTCTTAGTCATTGCCATTTATGTCTTAGCAACACGTCAATGGAAGGAGTTTTCTGAGGCTTGGAGCATCAAGAAGCCTTCCGCAATGGCCGGGATTATGATGGCCACCACTTATGGCTTGGTGCTTTACGCGATGACAATGACCGAGAATGTCAGTTATGTTGTGGCGCTAAGGCAGCTAAGTATTGTGTTTGGTATGATTTTCGGTGTGATTTTATTAGGTGAGCGCTTCGCTTTAACCCGAAGTTTAGGCACCTTCTTGATTTTCGTTGGGCTGGTATTGACAGTTATCTGA
- a CDS encoding peptide MFS transporter has product MWNKLNKSMMFCQAMFGLSFYGVMVILTRFFLEDLGYSEADTMMVVGAFSSIGPLFAIAGGFIVDKFLGAYRSLTIAYGAFATGYTLLVLGASTTNIPMSLAGIALASYARGLMSPSYPSLYKRTFASEEDFENGYPVNYSVNNVGALLGQYLFPMFVLVIGFHGSFTLSAVMAAFAFAVLVIFNKQLVGAAAEIDQEPVSAKNWAAFLTVSVAMVGLVFFMFSNMDIGQNIVYAIGAAAILYFISLMFKSGKSDALKMGTILIMTVLTTCFFVYYGQMMTSMTMVTINTMRGDLFNLIPIAPEASMAMNPLWCIVAGPVIAMTFSSLEKKGINFSTATKIGFAFIFTAIAFGILTMAVMNIGEDVVIRPEVFLAIHFFQAFAEVIVGSLVVAFILSVAPKHIEGFSVSLFSVAMALSGIVGAVFSTSIALEKGQEITQEIVQTVYGDYFQLLTVLAVVMVAIALVASVIIRKMLEAARADEQPEMVEAES; this is encoded by the coding sequence ATGTGGAATAAACTCAATAAATCAATGATGTTCTGCCAAGCAATGTTTGGCTTATCATTCTATGGTGTGATGGTTATCTTGACCCGTTTCTTCTTAGAAGATCTAGGGTATAGCGAAGCAGACACCATGATGGTTGTCGGGGCGTTCTCATCCATCGGCCCACTTTTCGCTATCGCCGGCGGCTTTATTGTCGACAAATTTCTTGGCGCATACCGCTCACTCACCATTGCTTATGGTGCATTTGCTACCGGATACACCTTACTCGTATTGGGCGCGTCAACAACAAATATCCCAATGAGCTTAGCAGGTATCGCACTCGCAAGTTACGCACGTGGCTTAATGTCTCCTTCTTACCCAAGTCTTTACAAACGCACCTTTGCTTCAGAAGAGGACTTCGAGAATGGCTACCCAGTAAACTACTCAGTCAACAACGTTGGCGCATTGTTAGGTCAATACCTGTTCCCAATGTTCGTGCTGGTAATCGGTTTCCACGGAAGCTTCACACTATCAGCAGTCATGGCGGCCTTCGCATTTGCAGTACTTGTTATCTTCAATAAACAACTTGTTGGCGCAGCCGCTGAGATCGATCAAGAGCCAGTCAGCGCTAAAAACTGGGCGGCATTCCTAACGGTTTCAGTTGCAATGGTTGGCTTAGTATTCTTCATGTTCTCTAACATGGATATTGGTCAGAACATCGTTTACGCCATCGGTGCCGCTGCAATCTTGTACTTCATCTCGTTGATGTTTAAGTCAGGCAAGTCAGACGCGCTGAAGATGGGTACCATCCTAATCATGACAGTGCTAACGACATGTTTCTTCGTTTACTACGGTCAGATGATGACATCAATGACCATGGTAACGATCAACACAATGCGTGGTGATCTATTCAACCTAATCCCAATTGCCCCAGAAGCATCCATGGCAATGAACCCGTTATGGTGTATTGTTGCAGGTCCTGTTATTGCTATGACCTTCTCCTCTCTTGAGAAGAAAGGCATCAATTTCTCAACCGCAACTAAGATCGGTTTTGCCTTTATCTTTACAGCGATTGCGTTTGGTATCCTGACCATGGCAGTAATGAACATTGGTGAGGATGTGGTTATCCGCCCTGAAGTCTTCCTAGCGATTCACTTCTTCCAAGCATTCGCAGAAGTTATTGTCGGTAGCCTTGTGGTTGCGTTTATCCTTTCGGTAGCGCCTAAGCACATCGAAGGTTTCTCTGTATCACTATTCTCTGTTGCAATGGCACTAAGTGGTATCGTAGGTGCAGTATTCTCTACCTCTATCGCTTTAGAGAAAGGCCAAGAGATCACGCAAGAAATTGTTCAAACGGTTTATGGCGACTACTTCCAACTACTGACTGTGCTTGCTGTTGTGATGGTAGCGATTGCTCTGGTTGCTTCTGTGATTATTCGTAAGATGCTAGAAGCGGCTCGCGCTGATGAACAACCTGAAATGGTTGAAGCGGAAAGCTAA
- the phnW gene encoding 2-aminoethylphosphonate--pyruvate transaminase — MKNEYLLLTPGPLSTSETVREAMLKDWCTWDDDYNKDIVEVIRTKLVKLATEQDGYTSVLMQGSGTASVEATIGSAIGKDGKLLVVDNGAYGARIAQIAEYLNIPCHVVSPGETSQPHLNEVETALASDPTITHVAIVHCETTTGMLNPIEAFASTAKAHGKVVILDAMSSFGGIPIDIAKLNIDFMISSANKCIQGVPGFGFVIAKQTELEKCKGQARSLSLDLYDQWHCMEANHGKWRFTSPTHTVRAFYQALLELEQEGGVEARHNRYQTNQKTLVAGMRSLGFEPLLNDELHSPIITSFYSPTHSDYQFKEFYTRLKEQGFVIYPGKVSNADCFRIGNIGEVYPADIERLIGAIEKAMYWQVA; from the coding sequence ATGAAAAACGAATACCTACTGCTGACTCCGGGTCCTTTATCGACATCTGAAACCGTTCGCGAAGCCATGCTTAAAGATTGGTGTACTTGGGATGATGACTACAACAAAGACATCGTAGAAGTTATCCGCACTAAGCTGGTGAAACTCGCAACAGAGCAAGATGGCTACACTAGCGTACTGATGCAAGGTAGTGGTACAGCATCTGTAGAAGCGACAATTGGCAGCGCGATTGGCAAAGATGGCAAATTGTTGGTTGTTGACAACGGCGCATACGGCGCACGTATTGCTCAAATTGCTGAGTATCTAAATATCCCATGCCATGTAGTTTCCCCAGGCGAAACATCACAGCCACACTTGAACGAGGTGGAAACTGCATTGGCATCGGATCCTACCATCACCCATGTAGCGATTGTTCACTGCGAAACCACAACAGGCATGCTTAACCCAATTGAAGCTTTTGCGTCGACGGCAAAAGCGCACGGCAAAGTGGTGATTCTCGATGCAATGTCGAGCTTTGGTGGGATTCCTATCGATATCGCAAAGCTCAATATCGACTTTATGATCAGCTCTGCAAACAAATGTATTCAAGGCGTACCGGGTTTTGGCTTTGTAATCGCAAAACAAACTGAGCTAGAAAAATGCAAAGGTCAGGCACGCTCTTTAAGCCTTGATCTATACGACCAATGGCACTGTATGGAAGCGAACCACGGTAAATGGCGTTTCACGTCTCCAACACACACGGTTCGCGCTTTCTACCAAGCTTTGTTAGAGCTTGAGCAAGAAGGCGGTGTCGAAGCGCGTCACAACCGTTACCAGACTAACCAGAAAACACTGGTTGCGGGTATGCGCTCTCTCGGCTTTGAACCACTACTAAATGATGAGCTTCATTCACCAATCATCACCTCTTTCTACTCTCCAACACACAGTGACTACCAGTTCAAAGAGTTCTACACCCGTTTGAAGGAACAAGGTTTTGTGATTTATCCGGGTAAGGTATCGAACGCAGATTGCTTCCGTATCGGCAACATTGGCGAAGTTTACCCTGCGGATATTGAGCGCCTAATCGGTGCGATTGAAAAAGCCATGTACTGGCAAGTTGCTTAA
- a CDS encoding M14 family metallopeptidase encodes MKIFSNFDSGSIEVVSIENKDQIQLKIPNDNQSEFYQWFHFRLETQAEQSHTIQLLDLKNSAYPEGWSGYDVVASYDREEWFRIPAEFDGDTLTFNVIPERGSIYFAYFAPYTYDRHLDLLHMAQSAHHCQLETLGSTLDGNDMSLLTFGEPEEGKKKIWLIARQHPGETMAEWFMEGFIQRMLDEDDTTARALLENAVLYVVPNMNPDGAIRGHLRCNAIGVNLNREWQSPSMERSPEVYLVRERMLETGVDMFLDIHGDEAIPFNFVAGCEGIPSYDERLADLETAFKQVLHTVTPEFQDEHGYDKDEPGKANLTVGSNWVGEQFKCLSYTVEMPFKDNNDYPDPLYGWSPERSVKFGHDILTATFAMVDKI; translated from the coding sequence ATGAAGATTTTTAGTAATTTCGATAGTGGCAGCATCGAAGTCGTAAGCATCGAGAACAAAGATCAGATTCAACTCAAGATTCCCAATGACAATCAGTCAGAGTTTTATCAATGGTTTCACTTTCGCCTAGAGACTCAAGCAGAGCAATCTCATACTATTCAATTGCTAGATCTAAAGAACTCGGCCTACCCAGAAGGTTGGAGCGGCTATGACGTTGTCGCATCTTACGACCGTGAAGAGTGGTTCCGTATTCCTGCCGAGTTTGATGGTGATACGTTAACATTCAACGTTATCCCTGAGCGTGGTTCTATCTATTTCGCTTATTTTGCACCTTATACATATGATCGCCATCTTGACTTGCTTCACATGGCGCAGAGCGCTCATCACTGTCAACTTGAAACACTTGGTAGCACGTTAGATGGTAACGATATGAGCCTACTGACATTTGGTGAGCCAGAAGAAGGTAAAAAGAAAATCTGGTTAATCGCTCGCCAGCACCCTGGTGAAACTATGGCGGAGTGGTTTATGGAAGGCTTTATTCAACGCATGTTGGATGAAGACGATACCACGGCTCGTGCACTTCTTGAAAACGCAGTGCTTTATGTTGTGCCAAATATGAACCCAGATGGTGCGATTCGTGGGCATTTGCGCTGCAATGCGATTGGCGTGAACCTAAACCGTGAATGGCAATCTCCATCAATGGAACGCAGCCCGGAAGTCTATTTGGTACGAGAGCGTATGCTGGAAACAGGCGTTGATATGTTCCTAGATATCCATGGCGACGAAGCGATTCCATTCAACTTTGTCGCTGGCTGTGAGGGTATCCCATCATATGATGAGCGTTTAGCAGATCTAGAAACAGCATTTAAGCAAGTGCTTCACACGGTTACACCAGAATTCCAAGATGAGCATGGTTACGATAAAGATGAACCAGGCAAAGCGAACTTGACCGTTGGATCTAACTGGGTGGGTGAACAATTTAAGTGTTTGTCTTACACCGTTGAGATGCCATTTAAGGATAATAATGATTACCCAGACCCGCTTTACGGTTGGTCACCAGAGCGTAGCGTTAAGTTTGGTCACGATATACTGACGGCAACCTTTGCTATGGTCGATAAGATTTAA
- the phnR gene encoding phosphonate utilization transcriptional regulator PhnR: MQYVKIKDSIVEQIESGMLSPRQKLPAERKLAESFDTTRVTLREALSLLEAEGRIYREDRRGWFISPLPLKYDPTQTLNFTNMATAQQRTPKTELIAAKGILANKQAASLLGLQPFSNVYRVDRVRYLEERPVVYVTNYIRPELFPNLLDFDLSKSLTDIYREHYGVVYEKIRYRISTSTLLGETAQALRATSGTPAMVVERVNYNQNDELIDCDIEYWRHDAISIESVAQLQR, encoded by the coding sequence GTGCAGTACGTAAAAATTAAAGATTCGATTGTTGAGCAAATTGAATCAGGCATGTTATCGCCAAGGCAGAAATTGCCAGCAGAAAGGAAGCTTGCAGAGTCGTTTGACACCACACGAGTCACGCTCAGAGAGGCGCTATCCTTGCTTGAAGCAGAAGGGCGAATCTATAGAGAAGACAGACGTGGTTGGTTTATCTCGCCACTGCCACTTAAGTACGATCCGACGCAGACTCTCAACTTTACCAATATGGCGACCGCGCAGCAGCGCACACCAAAGACGGAGTTGATTGCAGCAAAAGGTATTCTTGCCAATAAGCAAGCGGCTAGCTTACTTGGGTTACAGCCATTTTCTAATGTGTATCGAGTAGATAGAGTTCGATACCTAGAAGAGCGCCCAGTGGTGTATGTTACTAACTATATTCGTCCTGAGTTGTTTCCAAATCTTCTCGATTTTGATTTGTCGAAGTCTTTAACTGACATTTATCGCGAACATTATGGTGTTGTTTACGAAAAGATTCGCTACCGCATTAGTACCAGCACATTGCTCGGTGAGACTGCACAAGCATTGCGAGCGACGTCTGGGACACCAGCTATGGTCGTTGAGCGAGTTAACTACAATCAAAACGACGAGTTGATTGACTGCGATATCGAATACTGGCGACATGATGCGATCAGCATTGAGTCCGTCGCTCAGCTTCAACGTTAA
- a CDS encoding putative 2-aminoethylphosphonate ABC transporter permease subunit: MYNSGVNSRSFRPSSLLHRVSKDNLVLFGLLAFLFSALAIFIVMPLWAMLTKSVQNNSGEFVGLENFATYFANNSLWYSVGNTFTLGLLVTAVVGVLAFGYAYALTRSCMPMKGMFHMLGTAPILAPSLLPAISLIFLFGNQGIAKELLGGHSVYGLVGISLGLIFWTFPHALMILTTSLRTSDARLYEAARALKTSPFKTFFVVTLPAAKYGLISTLIVVFTLVVCDFGVPKVIGGNYNVLATDIFKQVVGQQNFSMGAVTSILLLMPALLAFVADRWVQKKQKSLFDTRSVPYQPEPNKVRDGICFAYCLVISAAVIVVLGMAVYGSLVTFWPWNKVLTLNNYNFAEMSTYGWSPYFNSLTLATWTAIIGTAIIFVGAYCIEKGRAFAPVRQAMQMLSVVPMAVPGMVLGLGYIFYFNDANNPLSVLYGGMAFLVINTVVHYYTVGHMTAVTALKQIPSEIEATAASVKLPQYKLFFKVTLPVCVPATLDIATYLFINALTTTSAVVFIYSTETIPASVSVLNMDDAGQTGAAAAMAVMIMSSAAVAKLAHMTLGKWLENKTQAWRKR, encoded by the coding sequence ATGTACAACTCTGGAGTTAACTCTCGCTCATTTCGTCCTTCATCCCTTTTGCACAGGGTCAGTAAAGATAACCTAGTCCTATTTGGCTTATTGGCGTTCCTATTTTCAGCGCTAGCAATTTTTATTGTGATGCCTCTATGGGCGATGCTGACAAAAAGTGTTCAGAACAACAGTGGCGAATTTGTTGGGTTAGAGAACTTTGCTACCTATTTTGCCAATAACAGCCTTTGGTACTCTGTTGGCAACACATTTACATTAGGACTTCTGGTGACTGCCGTTGTAGGCGTACTCGCTTTTGGTTATGCCTACGCACTGACGAGATCGTGCATGCCAATGAAAGGAATGTTTCACATGCTGGGTACAGCTCCTATTTTGGCACCGTCGTTGCTTCCTGCAATCAGTCTTATCTTTTTGTTTGGCAATCAAGGTATCGCTAAAGAGTTGCTCGGTGGTCACTCAGTCTACGGCTTGGTGGGCATCTCGCTAGGTCTGATCTTTTGGACCTTCCCTCATGCCCTGATGATACTTACCACCTCATTGAGAACCTCGGATGCGAGATTGTATGAAGCGGCGCGAGCTTTAAAAACGTCACCGTTCAAGACTTTCTTTGTCGTCACTCTTCCGGCTGCTAAGTACGGCCTGATCAGTACCTTGATTGTCGTGTTCACTCTGGTTGTGTGTGATTTTGGTGTGCCTAAAGTGATCGGCGGAAATTACAACGTTCTGGCGACAGATATTTTCAAGCAAGTCGTCGGGCAGCAAAACTTCTCTATGGGTGCGGTGACCAGTATTTTACTGTTAATGCCTGCCTTGCTCGCGTTTGTCGCTGACCGCTGGGTACAAAAGAAACAAAAAAGCCTATTTGATACTCGCTCTGTCCCTTACCAACCTGAGCCTAATAAAGTCAGAGACGGGATCTGTTTTGCCTATTGTTTGGTGATTTCTGCCGCGGTGATTGTGGTACTTGGGATGGCAGTATATGGCTCATTGGTGACCTTCTGGCCTTGGAATAAGGTACTGACGCTGAACAACTACAACTTTGCTGAAATGAGTACCTATGGTTGGTCTCCATACTTTAACTCGCTCACACTCGCAACATGGACAGCCATTATTGGTACAGCGATTATTTTTGTTGGTGCGTACTGTATTGAGAAAGGGCGGGCGTTTGCACCTGTTCGACAAGCCATGCAAATGCTCAGCGTTGTTCCAATGGCAGTACCGGGAATGGTACTGGGGTTGGGGTATATCTTCTATTTTAATGATGCCAATAACCCACTCAGTGTTTTATATGGCGGCATGGCGTTTCTTGTTATCAACACCGTGGTTCACTATTACACCGTAGGTCATATGACAGCGGTAACCGCGCTTAAGCAAATTCCGAGTGAGATTGAAGCGACAGCGGCTTCAGTCAAGCTACCTCAGTACAAGTTGTTTTTTAAGGTGACGCTACCAGTTTGCGTTCCTGCGACTCTAGATATCGCTACCTATTTGTTTATTAATGCATTAACCACCACTTCTGCGGTAGTATTTATCTACTCTACGGAAACTATCCCTGCTTCTGTGTCAGTATTAAATATGGATGATGCAGGACAGACAGGTGCAGCCGCAGCGATGGCAGTGATGATCATGAGCTCTGCTGCTGTCGCTAAGTTAGCACACATGACGTTAGGCAAATGGTTAGAAAACAAAACGCAAGCATGGCGTAAAAGGTAA
- a CDS encoding putative 2-aminoethylphosphonate ABC transporter substrate-binding protein gives MMKNRLMKGSLAALVSLLATNAMAAQEVTVYTAFETDILAKYKNAFEKENPDIKIKWVRDSTGIMTAKLLAEKNNPRAEVVWGLAGSSMALLKEEGLLQPYTPKGLDQLNASLNDPQSNQAWFGNDAFFNAVCFNEAVAKQLNLPKPTSWQDLTKPVYKGHIAMPNPASSGTGYMQVSAWLQNMGEDKAWNYMRDLDKNIAHYTHSGSKPCVQAGMGEVAIGISMASRGAKLKTQGAPLAVITPKGIGWESEAVGLVKESDAAKRVVDWSISKAANELYIEMYPVVGHKDVKAIVSNFPNVEANMAKMDFAQMGSKRADILAAWSAKFDAKSEPKS, from the coding sequence ATGATGAAAAACCGTTTGATGAAAGGATCGCTAGCTGCACTTGTTTCTCTGCTGGCAACAAACGCAATGGCAGCACAGGAAGTGACGGTTTACACGGCTTTCGAAACTGACATTCTGGCAAAGTACAAAAATGCTTTTGAAAAAGAAAACCCTGATATCAAAATCAAATGGGTTCGTGATTCTACAGGCATCATGACTGCTAAGCTACTGGCAGAAAAAAACAACCCGCGTGCTGAAGTTGTTTGGGGTTTGGCAGGTTCTTCGATGGCGTTACTAAAAGAAGAAGGTCTTCTACAGCCATACACGCCGAAAGGTCTGGATCAGCTAAATGCCAGTTTGAATGACCCGCAATCAAACCAAGCTTGGTTTGGTAACGACGCATTCTTTAACGCGGTCTGTTTTAACGAAGCGGTTGCTAAGCAGCTAAACCTGCCAAAACCGACATCTTGGCAAGATCTGACTAAACCTGTATACAAAGGTCATATCGCAATGCCTAACCCAGCTTCTTCAGGGACTGGCTATATGCAAGTCTCAGCTTGGTTGCAAAATATGGGTGAAGACAAAGCGTGGAACTACATGCGTGATCTAGATAAGAACATTGCACACTACACGCATTCCGGTTCTAAACCATGTGTACAAGCAGGCATGGGTGAAGTTGCGATTGGTATTTCAATGGCAAGCCGTGGCGCTAAGCTAAAAACACAAGGTGCTCCTTTAGCGGTGATCACGCCTAAAGGCATTGGTTGGGAATCAGAAGCGGTTGGCTTAGTGAAAGAGTCTGACGCAGCTAAGCGCGTAGTTGATTGGTCTATTTCGAAAGCAGCCAATGAGCTTTATATAGAGATGTACCCAGTAGTTGGTCACAAAGATGTGAAAGCAATTGTGTCTAACTTCCCGAATGTAGAAGCGAATATGGCTAAGATGGACTTTGCTCAGATGGGCAGCAAGCGAGCGGATATCCTAGCGGCTTGGTCGGCGAAATTTGACGCTAAATCAGAGCCAAAATCATAA
- a CDS encoding putative 2-aminoethylphosphonate ABC transporter ATP-binding protein: MSTNQPYLQIENVVKQFGQFTALKQISLAIEKGEFVCFLGPSGCGKTTLLRAIAGLDLPTSGGIYQDGQETTFLPPEKRDFGIVFQSYALFPNLTVQENIAIGLKNQGMTNQQALEKVDYWLDMIGLPTSGEKYPNQLSGGQQQRVALARALALSPGLLLLDEPLSALDAKVRVHLRDEICKLQRKLGITTIMVTHDQDEALSMADRIVVMNHGVIEQVGTPQEIYQHPATRFVAEFVGSMNFISASAATDTQLRIAESLIPAPVIENKQVVRGDCFDLAIRPESIRFAEQFNNALPVKIRDREFLGAFYRFECELQHDKQAAPIFIDVAGEVVTEQKLRIGDIRYIQFSKQGVRAYPTLSPNGTKAIAA; this comes from the coding sequence ATGTCAACTAACCAACCTTACTTACAAATTGAAAATGTAGTGAAGCAATTTGGCCAGTTCACTGCGTTAAAGCAAATTTCACTGGCAATAGAGAAGGGCGAGTTTGTCTGTTTTCTTGGCCCTTCTGGCTGCGGCAAAACGACCCTACTACGAGCTATCGCTGGCCTTGACCTACCGACTTCAGGTGGCATCTATCAAGATGGACAAGAGACAACCTTCCTCCCTCCGGAAAAACGCGATTTTGGTATTGTTTTTCAATCGTATGCGCTATTTCCAAATCTTACCGTGCAAGAGAATATTGCCATCGGATTGAAGAACCAAGGGATGACCAATCAACAAGCCTTAGAAAAGGTTGATTATTGGCTTGATATGATTGGTTTACCGACTTCTGGTGAAAAGTATCCTAACCAATTGTCTGGTGGTCAGCAGCAGCGTGTTGCCCTTGCGAGGGCGTTAGCCTTGTCCCCAGGGTTATTGCTTCTTGATGAACCTCTCTCGGCGCTTGATGCCAAAGTTCGTGTTCACCTTAGAGATGAGATTTGCAAACTTCAACGCAAACTGGGTATCACCACAATAATGGTGACTCATGACCAAGATGAAGCGCTATCTATGGCTGACAGAATCGTTGTGATGAATCATGGCGTCATTGAGCAAGTGGGCACGCCACAAGAGATCTATCAACACCCTGCTACTCGTTTTGTTGCTGAGTTTGTTGGCAGCATGAATTTTATTTCTGCCTCCGCAGCGACTGATACTCAACTACGTATCGCTGAGTCGCTTATTCCCGCTCCTGTTATTGAAAACAAGCAAGTAGTGAGAGGGGATTGCTTTGATCTGGCAATACGCCCAGAAAGCATCCGTTTTGCCGAGCAATTTAATAATGCTCTACCTGTGAAGATCCGAGACAGAGAGTTCCTCGGTGCGTTTTATCGCTTTGAGTGTGAACTTCAGCATGACAAACAAGCCGCGCCGATCTTTATCGATGTCGCTGGCGAAGTGGTCACCGAGCAGAAGCTGCGTATTGGCGATATTCGATACATTCAGTTCTCAAAACAGGGGGTACGTGCATACCCAACGTTAAGCCCGAATGGCACTAAAGCAATTGCGGCTTAA
- a CDS encoding GNAT family N-acetyltransferase, with the protein MRVERVTAEQTLALRHAVLWPTKSLEFCRVAEDEFGFHYGGFIGDQLVGVASIFVEQDEARLRKFAVLPEYQGQGIGSMMLETMLSEIRDFQATLFWCDARESALGIYLKFGMSKQGERFYKGEIPYFKMSLEL; encoded by the coding sequence ATGAGAGTAGAAAGAGTTACAGCAGAACAAACACTCGCGCTCAGGCATGCGGTGTTATGGCCGACAAAGAGTCTGGAGTTTTGTCGCGTGGCAGAAGATGAATTTGGCTTTCACTACGGAGGCTTTATCGGAGATCAGTTAGTCGGTGTCGCATCGATCTTTGTTGAGCAAGATGAAGCTCGACTACGCAAATTTGCTGTTTTGCCTGAGTATCAAGGACAGGGTATAGGCTCAATGATGTTGGAAACCATGTTGAGCGAAATTCGAGATTTTCAGGCGACACTTTTTTGGTGTGATGCACGTGAATCAGCACTGGGTATCTATCTCAAATTCGGTATGAGTAAACAAGGTGAGCGCTTTTACAAAGGGGAAATTCCATACTTTAAAATGTCTCTTGAGTTGTGA
- a CDS encoding DUF3316 domain-containing protein, with the protein MIKVVSLASVMLFSSVALAGLGGAYNTVIQSETMNGDAVGSKEAALAAGKTMIMDINDKSPYELSKAVSYSSNDLVDVNSFELRNSHVTVNEIVTSEGEIAFQPVINVSYEFRARDRD; encoded by the coding sequence ATGATTAAAGTAGTGAGTTTAGCAAGTGTCATGTTGTTTAGTTCAGTGGCTTTGGCTGGTTTAGGTGGTGCATACAACACCGTAATCCAAAGTGAAACCATGAATGGCGATGCAGTGGGTTCAAAAGAAGCAGCATTAGCAGCAGGTAAAACCATGATTATGGATATTAACGACAAATCTCCATATGAGCTAAGTAAAGCTGTGTCTTACTCAAGTAATGACCTTGTTGATGTTAATTCATTCGAGTTGAGAAATTCACACGTAACAGTGAATGAAATTGTTACCAGTGAAGGTGAAATTGCTTTCCAACCTGTAATTAATGTCAGTTACGAATTTAGAGCTCGCGATAGAGACTAA